A stretch of the Neodiprion lecontei isolate iyNeoLeco1 chromosome 4, iyNeoLeco1.1, whole genome shotgun sequence genome encodes the following:
- the LOC107220575 gene encoding DNA replication licensing factor Mcm2, which translates to MSSQASSPVPSGRRDQLTSPPHEMEEPFEDEGNLLGADTDNEMIEEEEDGEELFGDNMEADYRPMPALDRYDPKIVDDEDYSEISQGDRAAAEREMRKRDREAGIIRDDRDLLYDESDDDEVPKQKRRMAEKAAAGEIEDSEMIESIENLEDTKGHTIKEWVMMLGPRTEIANRFKSFLRTHVNAKGHHMYKERIRRMCESNQSSFVVEFPILAGKEHVLAYFLPEAPVQMLEIFDEVAKDLVLTIFPSYERVSTEIHVRISELPLIEELRTFRKLHLNQLVRTLGVVTATTGVLPQLSVVKYDCKKCGYVLGPFTQMQSQEVDPGSCPECQSSGPFTINMEQTVYRNYQKVTIQESPGRIPAGRIPRSKDCILLADLCDRCKPGDEVDVTAIYSNNYDGSLNTEQGFPVFSTVLLANHLVVKDCKEIVQSLTDEDVSSILALSKDHRVADRIIASIAPSIYGHEFIKRALALALFGGESKNPGQKHKVRGDINVLLCGDPGTAKSQFLKYTEKIAPRAVFTTGQGASAVGLTAYVSRSHTTREWTLEAGALVLADQGVCLIDEFDKMNDQDRTSIHEAMEQQSISISKAGIVTSLQARCSVIAASNPIGGRYDASMTFSENVNLSEPILSRFDILCVVRDEVDPMQDRHLAKFVIASHIKHHPNNANRTVPPSLEENHTNLSIPQDLLKKYIVYARQNIHPKLTNMDQDKVAKMYSQLRQESLATGSLPITVRHIESMIRMAEASAKMHLRDHVREEDVNLAIRMMLESFVDTQKYSVMKSMRQTFQKYLSYKKDHSELLYYILRQITLDTLTFKRAFQGGPVTTIEISEKDLMDKAKQIDIHNLHPFYESDIFKSNNFVYDPKRKVIVQTMPDVSND; encoded by the exons ATGTCG AGTCAGGCAAGTTCCCCGGTGCCTTCCGGGAGACGAGATCAGCTTACATCACCGCCTCACGAAATGGAAGAACCTTTTGAAGATGAAGGCAATTTGCTCGGAGCTGATACAGATAACGAAATgatcgaggaagaagaagatggTGAAGAATTATTTGGCGATAACATGGAGGC TGATTATCGCCCAATGCCTGCCTTGGATCGTTATGATCCAAAAATCGTCGATGACGAAGACTATTCTGAAATATCCCAAGGGGACCGAGCGGCTGCAGAAAGAGAAATGCGCAAGCGAGATCGTGAAGCTGGAATTATCAGAGATGATAGAGATCTTCTTTATG ATGAAAGCGATGATGACGAAGTACCCAAACAAAAGCGTCGAATGGCtgaaaaagcagctgctggtGAAATTGAAGATTCAGAG ATGATCGAATCCATTGAGAATTTAGAAGACACGAAAGGTCACACTATCAAAGAGTGGGTTATGATGTTGGGACCACGTACTGAAATTGCTAACAGATTCAAGAGTTTCCTAAGAACACACGTCAATGCCAAAGGACATCACATGTACAAGGAGCGCATACGCCGAATGTGTGAAAGTAATCAG TCTAGTTTTGTTGTGGAGTTCCCTATTCTCGCTGGAAAGGAACATGTGTTGGCATACTTTCTACCCGAAGCTCCTGTGCAAATGTTAGAAATATTTGATGAAGTAGCTAAGGACCTGGTTCTAACTATTTTTCCTAGTTATGAGAGAGTTTCCACTGAAATCCATGTCAGGATATCAGAATTGCCGCTCATTGAAGAATTGCGAACATTCAG AAAGTTACATTTGAACCAGTTGGTGAGGACGTTGGGCGTTGTCACTGCCACAACGGGAGTTTTACCACAGTTGTCAGTTGTTAAATATGATTGTAAAAAGTGTGGATACGTCCTTGGCCCGTTCACGCAAATGCAAAGTCAAGAAGTTGATCCTGGCTCTTGTCCTGAGTGTCAAAGCAGTGGACCCTTCACC ATTAATATGGAGCAAACGGTTTATCGAAATTATCAAAAGGTAACAATACAAGAGTCTCCAGGTAGAATTCCAGCCGGGAGAATACCTCGCAGTAAGGACTGCATCCTGCTTGCCGATCTCTGTGATCGATGTAAGCCTGGAGATGAAGTTGACGTGACTGCCATTTATAGTAATAATTATGACGGTTCTCTGAATACTGAACAG GGCTTTCCTGTATTTTCAACGGTATTGTTAGCCAATCATCTTGTTGTAAAGGATTGCAAAGAAATTGTTCAATCATTAACTGATGAGGATGTTTCCAGTATTTTGGCCTTAAGCAAAGATCATCGGGTAGCTGACCGTATCATAGCTAGTATTGCACCATCCATCTATGGCCACGAATTCATAAAGCGAGCGCTAGCACTTGCTTTATTCGGTGGAGAATCAAAAAATCCCG GCCAGAAGCACAAAGTGAGAGGTGATATAAACGTTTTGCTTTGTGGAGACCCAGGAACAGCGAAATCACAGTTCTTAAAATACACCGAAAAAATTGCACCCAGAGCTGTATTCACAACAGGTCAGGGCGCTTCTGCAGTGGGTCTTACTGCATATGTAAGCCGTTCACACACCACGCGAGAATGGACGTTAGAAGCTGGTGCTTTGGTTCTTGCAGATCAGGGTGTTTGCCTTATAGACGAGTTTGACAAA ATGAACGACCAGGATAGAACATCTATACACGAAGCAATGGAACAGCAAAGTATTTCTATTTCAAAAGCTGGAATCGTCACTTCTCTACAAGCCAGATGCTCTGTTATAGCAGCCTCGAATCCAATTGGTGGACGATACGATGCCAGCATGACTTTTTCAGAAAAC GTAAATTTGTCGGAGCCGATTCTCTCCCGATTCGATATTCTGTGTGTAGTGCGGGATGAAGTAGATCCAATGCAAGATCGGCATTTGGCTAAGTTCGTTATTGCTTCGCACATTAAACATCATCCTAATAATGCGAATAGAACAGTTCCACCTAGTCTTGAGGAAAATCATACGAATTTGTCCATTCCACAAGATCTCCTGAAGAAATATATTGTGTATGCGAGACAAAACATCCATCCTAAACTTACTAATATGGATCAAGATAAGGTGGCAAAAATGTACAGTCAATTGAGACAGGAGAGTTTA GCAACAGGAAGCCTTCCAATTACGGTTCGTCATATTGAAAGTATGATACGAATGGCAGAAGCAAGTGCTAAAATGCATCTCAGGGATCATGTGCGAGAAGAAGACGTAAATCTTGCTATCAGAATGATGCTTGAGAGCTTCGTAGATACACAGAAATATTCTGTTATGAAATCTATGCGACAA ACTTTCCAGAAATATCTTTCATACAAAAAAGATCACAGCGAGTTGCTGTATTACATTCTTCGTCAAATAACTTTGGATACATTGACATTCAAGAGAGCGTTCCAAGGTGGACCAGTTACAACCattgaaatttctgaaaaagaTTTAATGGATAAG GCTAAGCAGATAGATATTCATAATCTACACCCATTCTACGAGAGCGACATATTCAAATCAAACAACTTCGTTTATGATCCCAAAAGAAAAGTGATAGTACAAACTATGCCTGATGTATCTAATGACTGA